From the Candidatus Bathyarchaeota archaeon A05DMB-5 genome, the window AAAATTGTTTGAGGAGAAGCATTAATCTAACCGATTTACTCATTAGATAATAGGGGAGAGGAGCATGTTTAACAGGACACCTTCAGTTATTTTGTGCATGTTATTATTAGCCGGCATGTTTGTTATGACAACAAATTTTCATTCAGTGAGGGCATGGACGGGAACTGTTTACATTAAGGCAAACGGCTCCATAGAACCGGCTGATGCACCAATATTACGTGACGGAGATGTCTATATTCTAATTGGCAATATCACTAGCAATGCCGACGGAATTGTTATAGAAAAAGATAATATGAAGTTAGACGGGGCTGGTTACATGGTTCAAGGAAACGGCGACGTCTATAAAGCCGGAGTTCTCCTTGTTGCCAGATACAACGTAACAATCACAAACATGGAGATCACGAAATTCTATTATGGTATCCGCCTTGATACTTGCCAAAACTGCAGCATCATCGGAAACAACCTACATCAAACAATGCTGTATGGCAAAGCTAACCTTGATCTTGTTGATTCATTCTACAATACTATAGTTGGAAATAACTTGACAGACAATTGGATAGGCATCGGACTTTACGCGTCGAACTATAATGTTATTCGCGAAAACAATGTAACAAAACACTCAACAGGCATTTACCTACAATCCTCTTACAACAATTCAATTCACCACAACAACTTTTTATTCAATAATAATCAAGTCAATATTTACAACTCAGCGAATGCCTGGGATGACGGCTATCCATCCGGCGGCAACTTGTGGAGTGATTATTGGGGCGTAGACTTGTACAGTGGTCCTTATCAAAATGAGACTGGAAGCGACGGAATAGGCGACACGCCACGCGTAATCGACGAAAACAACATAGATCGTTATCCTTTTGTTTATCCCAGAGACCCATGCGAACAACAAATAGTTTCCCTTGTTAACGGTACACGCGCTTACAACCACGACTTAGAGCTAGAGAACATAGCACTTGAACATTACGCGTTTCGTTCAGGCGGCTCTGCGGGTGCAAATGAAACTGCATATTGGATTAAAGAACAATTTGAAAATTTTGGATTAGAAACATGGCTTGAACCTTTCGAATTTACAACTTGGGACTTGATCAGTAAGCCTTCTCTTGTAATTGATGATGATGGAAATCCAAATACAACATATGACCAAAACGTGATAAACTCTTTTCAATGCGAGCATTACAGTTGGCCAACTTCTCCAAATGGAGCCTTTGGTGATCTCGTGATTTTACCTCTGCCTAATGCTGAGAGTTACTTTGAGATAGGTATGAATCCAATTAACACAACCGCATGGAATGCCATAAACACTACAGGTAAGATAGTATTGATTGGTAGAGAAGTTCGTTGGAGTTCCAGTTGGCATAGTACATACAGAAATAAGTTGATGGCGCAGCCGCCAGCCGCAATCGTTCACACGTGGTGGTATGATTGGATGTCATTCACACCTCCCATGTACAGTTCTGCTGGTGGACGCCCGATAAGTTCCTTTGGAGACTACTATTGGGATTTGGGCATTCCAGTGGGCTCTGTAAACTATGAAGATGGCTTGTGGATTCGAAATAGAGAAAGTAGCGTGAATGTCTCTGCTAATGTGTCTATCCGTTCAGTTATTGGTACAGGCACTCATTACAATGTTGTTGGAAGAATTAAAGGCTACATAGACCCAGATAAAATGATAATCATTTCCGGTCATTACGACACGGTTATGTGTGCTGGCTTCTGTGACAACGGTGCAGGAACGGCAGGGGTAATAGAGCTTGCAAAAGTTTTTTCTGATGCTGTTGAAAACGGCGTCTATAAACCTGCATATACGCTTCTGTTTGTAGCCTTTGCAAGTGAGGAGCTCTATCTGGTAGGCTCAATAAACTATGTGAAACAGCACAAAAGCGACATGGTAAACGTTAAGGCTGTCATTAGTTTGGATTGCATAGGTAGTGATGAGTTTCGAGTTACTGAAACTGAGCCGGTGAACGGTTTTGATTTAGACCAAGTTGTGTTAGAAGCTGCTTTGGAACTTGGTGTATCTGGCGAGTTGGAATCGCCTGGTGGTTCTGATCAAGAGACATTTAGAAACCCATCATGGGCCAACAGCATTTATTATCAATATTGGGGTCTTTATGCAAATATTTCTGATGCGACGCCGATTCCATCTAGTGCTTTGCTGATTTCATTTCCTCTTCTTTATAATGATGCTTGGTACATGGGCAGTCCAGGCTGGATTCACACAGAATATGACAATTCAACTTCTACGTTAACATTAGACTGGGTTGAAGCGGTGGATCTTGAAAAGCACATTCAAATAGCCGCGCTTACAACAGTGCGTATTTCACCTAATGTTCCTCCGTCACCTCGTAACATTGCCTTAACAAACGTTGTGCCTAGCAAAACTGTTTCAGGGCAATCCTCTTTGATGCAGATTAAAGTAACAATAGAGAATCAAGGAGGGTACATAGAACATGTAAATGTTACAGCGTATGCAAACGCTACAATTATCGCAACAATCGTGAATATTGCTGTCGCTAATGGAACCTCAGTTACGGTTGCTATCCCGTGGAACACTACAGAATTTGAAAAGGGCAATTATACCATACGGGCTTATGCTTGGCCTTTTCCAGACGAAACCTCTGCAACAGACAACAACTGCACATTCAATGGTCTTGTTTTGATAACGCTTCTTGGGGATGTGGATGGCGATTTTAAGGTTAAAATGGATGATATTATGTTTATTGTTGGAGCCTTCGGATCAATACTTAAAGCAGACGGGTGGTACTGGCACACGCCACCCTGCATATTATGTCCTCATAACCCAAACTATGATGTAGACGGAAACGGCAGAGTAGACATGGGCGACATAATCATTGCATGTGACAACTTCGGAAAAACTTACCCGTGATATCTCTCTTATGATTGTAAAATTTAAGTGAGTGCCGTCCGAGTAACTCTGAGATTTCATCCGTGTATTATTGTCAAGCTAATGCCTTCTCATCATCCGGCAACAAAATATTAGGAAAATCGAAAATAAAAATATTCTTCGGTTAAGCTGACAATTGTCAGTTAGGGCGTAGTTTTTAGCGTCTAGAACCAACTAACAAAAATCATAAATATAATTGTTAGGATAATTTTATTCTTGTAAGGAAGAGGGATACTTTCTATTGTTGGCTTGATTGGCTTCTGTGACTAGCCTCTCAGAAGTCGATGAACTGATTTCTTTCAAAGGTTTGCTCCTTCTTCCTTAAGTGAATAAAGGAGGAGAAAGGAGGAAAAAGGATGAAAGACAAAACAATTTCCGGTGTAGCGCTCACACTGTTGCTTATGGGAACATTGGCGACGACATTCAAAGCACACCAGACAACCGGTAAAACTTGGTATGTAGGTCCACCTCCGTCTGACTTTACCAGTATACAAGAGGCTATAAACAACGAATCTGTCTTAGATGGTGATATAATAGAGGTAAAGTGGAAAGACACACCTTATTATGAGAGCATAAGGATCAACAAATCTCTTGTAATTAGACGCTATTCATATGATCCGCCCGGATACTATCCTACTGTCGACGGCGTAAATAAACAAAAACCAGTGTTTAATGTGACCTCTTTAAATGTTGAGATCAACGGTTTTATAATTAGAAATGGTCAATATGGCGTTTATTTACGCTCTGATAATACTAGGATCATAAACAACACCGTCATCTATAACACAAACGGCATTTTTCTCGAACAAACTTTCAACTGTACATTACAGAATAACAAGTTGAATGCTAATGAGAGAAACTTCGGAGTTTCCGGTTATACGCTAGAACATTATATTCATGATATAGATGCTTCAAACGCGATAGAAGGAAAACCCATACGTTACTGGATAAATCATCAATACGGAAAAATTTCAGATGCTGGATATGTAGCAATAATAAATTCCACAAATATAATAGTTGAGGGCGCCTTATTAAGAAACAATATTCAAGGAGTTTTGGTTGTCTGGTCAAAGAATATTACACTACGTAACTTAGAATTAATCAACAATTACTATGGTGTTTTGTTTGAGTCTACTACTGACTCACGGATGGAAAATATCTCAGTCAATGGTGACGAAGGTATTAGTCTTCTATCTTCTAGTAATAACGCAATTACCCAATGTAATATTCTACATGATGGATACTCTGGAATATACTTGTCATCATCTCAAAATAATACGATTAGCGACAATTTAATAAAAAGCATGTATATAAACCATGGTTCCGGCATTATTCTGAGTGAAAGCGATAACAATTTCGTAGTTGGCAACAATATAATAGATAACTGGTATAGTGTATCTCTATGTTGCAACGGAACTCTATTCTATCATAATAATTTCATCAACAACCCAGCAGGAGTTTTGTCTATGCCAACTTCTACGAATCCATGGAACTTGACACGAGAAGGAAATTACTGGGATGATATAACAGGATTTTCTCTGGTTGACAACGATGGAGATGGCATCACTGACCCTCCATGCAAAAAGCAGATTAATCCGTACAATGTCGACTATCACCCTTTAAATGAAACATGGAGCTCCACTAGAGAAATTAACGTCACATTATGGCATATACTAAGCCCACCAGGAGACAAACAATACTTCGTTGTTTTAAATAGCGACCATGTTACTGCATCGAGAAAATTCAAGCCAAATTGGACACAAGCCTATGGCTTAATAACTTTCAACATCACAGCAAGCACAAATGGATCCTGCTCACTTAACATTCCAAGAGCTAGGCTAGATGTTCCAATCGAGTTGAAAATCAACGGCACCTTAATTGACCCCAACAATTATGACTTAATCATAGCAAATGCGACCCA encodes:
- a CDS encoding M28 family peptidase, whose amino-acid sequence is MFNRTPSVILCMLLLAGMFVMTTNFHSVRAWTGTVYIKANGSIEPADAPILRDGDVYILIGNITSNADGIVIEKDNMKLDGAGYMVQGNGDVYKAGVLLVARYNVTITNMEITKFYYGIRLDTCQNCSIIGNNLHQTMLYGKANLDLVDSFYNTIVGNNLTDNWIGIGLYASNYNVIRENNVTKHSTGIYLQSSYNNSIHHNNFLFNNNQVNIYNSANAWDDGYPSGGNLWSDYWGVDLYSGPYQNETGSDGIGDTPRVIDENNIDRYPFVYPRDPCEQQIVSLVNGTRAYNHDLELENIALEHYAFRSGGSAGANETAYWIKEQFENFGLETWLEPFEFTTWDLISKPSLVIDDDGNPNTTYDQNVINSFQCEHYSWPTSPNGAFGDLVILPLPNAESYFEIGMNPINTTAWNAINTTGKIVLIGREVRWSSSWHSTYRNKLMAQPPAAIVHTWWYDWMSFTPPMYSSAGGRPISSFGDYYWDLGIPVGSVNYEDGLWIRNRESSVNVSANVSIRSVIGTGTHYNVVGRIKGYIDPDKMIIISGHYDTVMCAGFCDNGAGTAGVIELAKVFSDAVENGVYKPAYTLLFVAFASEELYLVGSINYVKQHKSDMVNVKAVISLDCIGSDEFRVTETEPVNGFDLDQVVLEAALELGVSGELESPGGSDQETFRNPSWANSIYYQYWGLYANISDATPIPSSALLISFPLLYNDAWYMGSPGWIHTEYDNSTSTLTLDWVEAVDLEKHIQIAALTTVRISPNVPPSPRNIALTNVVPSKTVSGQSSLMQIKVTIENQGGYIEHVNVTAYANATIIATIVNIAVANGTSVTVAIPWNTTEFEKGNYTIRAYAWPFPDETSATDNNCTFNGLVLITLLGDVDGDFKVKMDDIMFIVGAFGSILKADGWYWHTPPCILCPHNPNYDVDGNGRVDMGDIIIACDNFGKTYP